One window of the Eucalyptus grandis isolate ANBG69807.140 chromosome 8, ASM1654582v1, whole genome shotgun sequence genome contains the following:
- the LOC104415253 gene encoding acidic leucine-rich nuclear phosphoprotein 32-related protein-like: protein MNSDDEEEIEFEEDETVRAAREDGVPAAIDEDDEEDDEEEEEDGVQSQEEANAAEDGRRDGVDDEDDGEEEDDDEDDDDEDDEDDDDEDDEVQEIVDMRSDEPMVEVREDNEVIVLKEDDEDDDDEEEEDGVQSQEEENGEEDDGEDDDGDDDSSDDDDDEDEDGDVQEVLQSSRGPPPVYSVDDDDENDDVDEEGEGEGVRGGQGNDDDGGGDDEDESDDDEAEEEEDSGAQYMVRPLSRAEDEEEDNSDFMEQHENRLEQEEDIEEDDEVEDEDGVEAMEIDEDGGGKVEDPPTKRKRADREEEDEEDSEDSDVDDERPRKR, encoded by the exons ATGAATTCCGACGATGAGGAGGAGATCGAGTTCGAGGAGGACGAGACAGTTAGGGCTGCGAGGGAGGACGGCGTCCCCGCCGCCATCGACGAGGACGACGAGGAGGACgacgaggaagaggaggaagacggCGTGCAGAGTCAGGAGGAAGCGAACGCCGCAGAAGACGGGCGGCGCGACGGCGtggacgacgaggacgacggcGAGGAAGAGGACGACGATGAGGACGACGATGACgaggacgacgaggacgacgatgACGAGGACGACGAGGTGCAGGAGATCGTGGACATGAGGTCCGACGAGCCGATGGTTGAGGTTCGGGAGGATAACGAGGTAATCGTGTTGAAGGAGGACGACGAGGATGAcgatgatgaggaggaggaggatggagTACAGAGTCAGGAGGAAGAGAATGGTGAGGAAGACGACGGCgaggacgacgacggcgacgacgacagcagcgacgacgatgatgacgaggacgaggacggcGATGTTCAGGAGGTTCTGCAGTCGTCTCGAGGACCTCCGCCGGTTTATTCCGTGGATGACGACGACGAGAACGACGATGTCGACGAGGAAGGCGAAGGCGAAGGCGTCCGCGGCGGCCAGGGcaacgacgacgacggcggcggcgacgacgaggaTGAGAGCGACGATGATGAGGCCGAAGAGGAG GAGGATAGCGGAGCACAGTATATGGTTCGGCCCCTTAGTCGCGCcgaggatgaggaagaagacaacaGCGACTTCATGGAGCAACATGAGAACAGATtggagcaagaagaagacatcgaggaagatgatgaggtggaggatgaagatggagTGGAAGCAATGGAGATAGATGAAGATGGCGGTGGGAAGGTTGAGGATCCGCCcacgaagaggaagagggcagatagagaagaggaggatgaggaggattCTGAGGACAGTGATGTAGATGATGAGAGGCCTCGCAAGAGATAA
- the LOC120287379 gene encoding uncharacterized protein LOC120287379 encodes MWKIGNGLSVSLWHDYWLPCGPPDGFVPPSFRDSMRLPDYAVAVDLYTPLGHSFRELLIRWGVSLPLRASDNDRFIWCGDPSGSFSVASAWNALRAKKDRVEWASLIWDNDVAPRYQFILWLISRNRLPTQVMLLNYGRIDFNVCAFCSEVPDSIDHLFFRCRIRLRWPSSRPPGLICRGGIDVGKKFSPGPRDSLLGRTSTTG; translated from the coding sequence ATGTGGAAAATTGGAAATGGGTTGTCGGTGTCTTTATGGCATGATTACTGGCTTCCATGTGGCCCTCCTGATGGCTTTGTTCCTCCCTCTTTCAGGGACAGTATGCGACTCCCAGATTATGCGGTGGCTGTTGATTTATACACTCCTTTGGGCCATTCGTTCAGGGAGTTGTTGATTAGATGGGGCGTCTCTCTACCGTTGCGGGCGTCGGACAATGATAGGTTTATTTGGTGTGGTGATCCTTCGGGCTCCTTCTCGGTTGCATCTGCATGGAACGCCTTAAGAGCAAAGAAAGATCGGGTGGAGTGGGCTTCTCTTATCTGGGATAATGATGTAGCCCCTCGTTACCAATTTATTCTTTGGCTTATATCTCGAAACCGGCTTCCCACGCAGGTGATGCTTTTAAACTATGGCCGCATTGATTTTAATGTGTGCGCCTTTTGTAGTGAAGTCCCAGACTCAATCGATCATCTATTCTTCCGGTGCCGCATTCGGCTTCGCTGGCCTTCTTCTAGGCCGCCAGGTTTAATTTGCCGTGGAGGAATAGATGTTGGAAAGAAGTTCTCACCTGGGCCAAGAGATTCCTTACTGGGAAGGACTTCTACCACAGGATAG
- the LOC104417559 gene encoding LOW QUALITY PROTEIN: desiccation-related protein PCC13-62 (The sequence of the model RefSeq protein was modified relative to this genomic sequence to represent the inferred CDS: inserted 2 bases in 1 codon), translated as MAFTNFIATASMALFFLLLLLLVPSSNCMDLESHYRHKVPRSDVDLLEFPLNLEYFEAELFLYASLGYGLDKVAPNLTMGGPSPIGARAANLGPLIKDIILQFALQEVGHLKAIKTTVKGFPRPLLNLSAASFAKVMDNAFGHALKPPFDPYANEINFLLASYLVPYVGLTGYVGANPKLQGSVSKRLVAGLLGVESGQDAVIRALLYERAAWEVKPYGINVAEFSDRMSELRNKLGHDGLKDEGLVVPLHLGAEGKIKGNVLAGDKYSISYDRTPEEILRIVYGSSDESVXGRILSQGGNGHIARSHLRSM; from the exons ATGGCATTCACCAACTTTATCGCCACCGCCTCCAtggctctcttcttcctcctcctcctcctcctcgtcccgAGCTCAAACTGCATGGACCTCGAGTCCCATTATCGTCACAAAGTCCCGAGAAGCGATGTGGATCTACTGGAGTTTCCCCTGAATCTGGAGTACTTTGAGGCAGAGCTCTTCCTGTATGCCTCATTGGGGTATGGATTGGACAAGGTGGCCCCAAACTTGACCATGGGAGGTCCGTCCCCAATTGGAGCAAGGGCTGCCAACTTGGGTCCTCTCATCAAGGATATCATCTTGCAATTTGCTCTCCAAGAAGTTGGTCACTTAAA GGCCATCAAGACGACAGTGAAGGGGTTTCCAAGGCCACTGCTGAATTTGTCTGCGGCTTCATTTGCCAAAGTGATGGACAACGCATTTGGGCATGCTTTAAAGCCTCCATTTGATCCATATGCCAATGAAATTAACTTCTTGCTTGCCTCCTACTTGGTCCCTTATGTTGGCCTCACAGGCTACGTTGGAGCAAACCCCAAGCTTCAGGGCTCTGTCTCCAAAAGG CTTGTCGCGGGCCTACTCGGCGTGGAATCGGGTCAGGATGCAGTGATCCGAGCCCTTCTATATGAGCGGGCTGCCTGGGAAGTCAAGCCATACGGGATAAACGTGGCGGAGTTCTCGGACCGGATGTCGGAGCTGAGAAACAAGCTGGGGCACGACGGGCTTAAGGATGAGGGCCTCGTCGTGCCCCTCCACCTAGGCGCCGAGGGGAAGATCAAGGGGAACGTGCTTGCGGGTGACAAGTACTCGATCTCGTACGACCGGACGCCGGAGGAGATACTGAGGATCGTGTATGGGAGCAGCGACGAGAGCGT CGGGAGGATTCTATCCCAAGGAGGGAATGGTCACATTGCAAGGTCTCATCTACGGTCGATGTAG